GCCTGCAACTTGTGTACTCCTAACATGACCAATGACCTCGATGACAACTGTCAATGCGTCACTGGTGACGGTGTGGAAAGGGCCATTTTAACCGCGAACAGAATGCTACCTGGACCCTCCATTCAGGTTTGTCTGGGTGACAAGATCATCGttgatgttgaaaatttaatgcaaGGCTCGGAGACCACCATTCATTGGCATGGAGTATATCAGGTTGGAACACCGTACCAAGATGGAGTACCTTTCGTGACCCAATGTCCTATTACGGCTGGAGTAACGTACAGGTAAGTCAAAAGTTCTATCATGAGCCGAGCTTTGAGTCTGTGATAAACTAAGTTGTAAGTCAAAACTGGAAATGACTCGTTGCAATGGTACGATGTGAATCTCAGTTTTACTTTTATGCGGTTTTCAGTCACTTTAATATCACAACTTCTCTGCTCTTAGATATCAGTTCGTTGCCAGAAATCAAGGAACAAACTTTTGGCACTCTCAtgacgctctacaaaaaatgGATGGCTTATTCGGTTCCTTAATCGTTCGTCTACCACCCGAACAGGAACCCCACTATCAGCGCTACGATTATGATACACCCTCGACAGTCATGGTTATTAATGACTGGTTTCATGAAATGTCTACTGAACATTATCCAGGACTGCTGAATAACCCGGGTCAACGTGCACAGGCAGTACTGATACATGGAAGAGGACAGTGGACGGTGCGAAAGAATATTTCGTTAATCGACGGACACTTGCTGCTTGCTGGTTTCgttaattttactttcatcTCAATTTCTCGTCCTTGCAGAATGGGACTACCGGACTTACAACCAGAACGCCACTGGCAGTGTATACCGTGGAATATGGGACAAGATATCGATTTAGAATGATCAATGCTTTCTGCACTGTGTGTCCTGCTGAACTAACTATTGAAAATCATGACATGACCGTCGTCGCATCAGATGGAGAACATTTGCAGCCCGTCACTGTTGACATCTTAAGATCGTATGCAggtaagagaaaagaaaatctatgGCTGAAGCTCTCTCAGTTCCctggtaatattttattttgcgaTTCGTATTTCAAGTCATGAATTTTCTGGTTACCACACCTTCCATTTTCTATAGTGGCAAGCTTGCTACGTTGGAGAAAATGTTGCTTCTTTGAGTCAAGCTTTCGGTCGTTCCAAAGAACGTTTTCATGCCGGAAACTGTCTTGAATAGTTCATCATTAAAAGATGAACGCAGAAAAATATCCAGCAAATGAGAATAATATCCTTCAGACTCTATCTGACTCTGGCAGTTTAAACAACAAATTCgaaacattttgaaatattaaaccATTACCATCGTGCCGTAGGAGAACGATATGACTTTGTCATACATGCCAATCAACGTGTGGGCACCTACTGGATTCGATTACGTGCTACTGGAGAATGCGCTGATAGAAATGTTCAGCAATTTGCTATTCTTCGCTACGAAGGTGGTCCTGATCGTCCCACCACTCCACAACCAGCATACCAGCAAAACTTTTTCCAACGACTCGTAAGAAGATTTCCGATTGTTACAATAAATACGGATAACTACTCCAAGGCACTAACCCCAAATATTGTAACATATTCCTTAGTCGAGGACTCTCAATCCGCCGAACGGAACCCTCTGTTCCATCTCGACGCAATCAATTGATGGTACTTTATGCATAAGCGGACTTAGAAGTACTGCTGTCGTAGAAAAGGAGGTCCTTAAACCGGTCCCAGACTTCAAATTTTACCTGCCACTAGGGTTCATGGTATTCCCAACTTCGGAATTATTCATACCAAGAACTTACCTACAATATTACGGTAGGATCCACAACTTAACATGATCTTCGAGAATGATTATTGCGATTATTTATTAGATTAATCCATGCAAATCTAAACACTCGATTTCTCTccttatcaaaaatatttttcacagttCCCCCGGGAGGTTCTGCCTTCGCAGCACTTGTAGACAACATCACGTTCGTTTCTCCACCAGTGCCACTAATTTCCCAGGGTAACGACGTTCCGCCGGACTCAATTTGCAATGGACAAAATCTCCCCAAATATTGCGACAAGTTTTTTTGCCCCTGCACGCATGTCCTCAAAGTACCTGTAGGTGCCGTAGTTGAAATTATCCTCAGTGACGCAGgtatgaaattgattgaattcaATCTATTTTTACCCTAAagcttcaattttcaatttttattttcgtctttGACTATTCCAGCTCCGCAATCCGGTGTCACCCACCCATTTCACATGCACGGGTATGCCTTCTACGTCATGGGCATGGGTCCATCCCCTGACCCAAACACTCTAGTATTGAATGCAACAACCATTCGTTATCTTGACAACAGTGGTCTTCTGGTCAGAAACTTCCAACAGCCTCCTGCCAAGGATACCGCTTTAATACCCACTAATGGATACTTAGTTATCAGATTTCGTGCTAATAATCCTGGTAGGTTGTACTGAAcaattttccacatttttcgtGGTTGTCAACGTCACGTTTTATTCCAACTTATCACCCAAGTACTAATTGATCGTTGTCTTTCATCAGGTTTCTGGCTCTTCCACTGTCACTTCGTTTTCCACTCGATCTCCGGCATGGAGCTTGTCCTGCAGGTCGGGGATCGAAAAGATATTCCACCAATACCACAAAACTACCCAACTTGCGGAGACTACTTGTCGTAAATATTGCCGATCAACAAATAAGAACCCTGGACGTAGAATTTATTGCTTGACTATTGGATCACAACTTCCAATTATAATTTAGATAAATGACAATCAACCTCCTGACAGGATCGTTAATGCTATTGGTCCTGAATAGGCTTATGTGGACTCATGTTAGGAAAATATCATTCGGTAAACGTTAATGGTTACCTCCAAACTGCTGCTGGACGTTTATCACTGCCTTATCCtcagtattattttttcctggTGTCTTCCTCAGatcgtatatttatttaacgtTTATTCATATTACAGTTTAAACAAAGAAGAGTACGAATTTGTCATTTGAGCTTCACTGCTCCAAAACGATATTGTTAAATTTCTGTAGTGAATGTTCTCAGGAAAGGAGGTCGATGGAAAGAATCATGCGTGCATATCCACTAATGGCCTAATAGCCACAATGTCTCATCACATTAATTTATATCGCATTTTGTCATACAGCATTGAGATgtaacgaaataaataaacttacGCACAATTGTTTATACAGTTTAAATGTTGAATGGAATGGGGGAAATagcgtaaataaaaatatttttaagaatcCTAAACCCTCCGACAAAAAGTATCTAGCAATGAAATAATcgtaacatttaaaaaagaagttaTTTGTTGCAAAAACTCTGCGGTACAGCTTTGGACTTCACACCTTATAGCTCCAGGAAACACGTATGGGACGTTCcagctttttttttgaaaggacttggagtgaaaaattttaggtctgaaaataaaattccatcGGAATAAAATACTCACTTTGGTTCAAggtttgatgagaaaaaaaaaacgaccatCCCGACTCGACTTGAAATCGTTTTCACTCTCGAACGAAAAGTCGAGGCATAATGTCctggatttttaaattttcgcaaaGAATGCACcttttgatgatgaaaattcgaaGTTTATATACACTTTGCGTACAAGCAGTTGTTTATTAaatccaagaaacaaaactGACACTCACACCTTGAAATCCATTCGATATGTACAGAAGCCTACACTttaaatacaaacaaacggaatgaTGTAGACAATAAACTCTTGCATATCAACACAAATATATGTGTTAAGAAAGTCGCCAGTCACTTTCAAATTGAAGTAGCAAAAAATAAGGTATCGCGCACGCAAtatccaaaatatttttgtaacctGTCCGTCACTGGAGCGTGAAAAACAAGTACATTTGTGGATACTTAAGGCGATCATACTGCGGTAAGAAAGTCTTTTTCGAGATCAAGTTTATGAGTCTTATTTCTTTCATCAATTAGAAAGCTATAAggtgattttcgaaaaaggcAGAGTAAAGCACAAATTCAAGAACGAGATTAGATTTATTAGAATAAACTCATCAGGAACGTGGTAACAAATAAAGAAGCTAATTTATGAATAAGATTTCTAACGACATTACACAATTTATATTAGTAATGttgagaaaaacattttccagAAAATCACAGTTTACAACAACAATTTCAACTAACAATTAGCGTCAACTGTTTGACGTCAGCACGTCCCGTCAACGATATTATACGAGTAAACGCACTAAACAACGCTGTTCGTGTAAAAAACGATCTTCTCAAATCCGACTGTACTTACCAAAATGGTTAGAATCGTTCTCGATCGAGGATTCCTTAGCAGACTTACACACGATACTTGTGTAAGTCCTGAAATTTGTCTAGatcttgaatgaaaataaaattatagtaGCTATTGCTCTATTGGTTTCACGAGAAACAAGCAATGAATAAACGTTCCGACGAAAcgacattttatttatattttttcttctctttttctacaAATGCCATGAATGTTATTCCGCATAACACTTAACTGATCAACAACATTGTGTACATTGCTCTATTTCCATCATCGCTTTCTTCATATCATGATagtctaacaataagcctACCCAAGAATTGTGACGACATTTGCAACTGCACGCATATGCTTGATTTATCTATGAATGCTgtcattgaaataatttactgCGATTCAAGTAAAGAGTTCAATTCGCTTAGTTTATATATCGCGTCGTGCAGTTGAACAGCAAAGTCTTACTTTTCGTTATCACTTTTCTGTTCTACAGTGCCAGTGGCATCTCTACCGCATCCATTTTACTTACACGCACCTTCGCCTATAATTTTCTGGGTAAGGAAAGTTCAAGATTTTGcatggaatataaaaaaaaaaaaacaatcccaTAAAAGATAATGAAACAAAGGGTGCCATTATAGTGGCCATTCTAGATCAGAGAGCTTTACTATCTAGGAATATGCTTACTGATAAATCTAGGAAGTTCGATATTTTGGAAGCCTTCAAAGCTCTTCAATCACTGCATTTTTGGAGCCTAAAGCATCTTACTGAtcgtggataatttttttcttacttcattCACTATTTCACTGACACCTTCTGTATCACCTAATCATCACGATGGAGATCGTCATGCGTGTTGATGATCTGACAGATCTTTCTGCCAGATACAGTTTCGTTTTAAACGCAAGCCTACTGTTCCTACCTATCAAATCGCAGTACTTCTATGAAGTTTTGGTCattctatagaaaaaattgagtCAGTCGTATCCACGATACTCTGGTCTTATTGTTGGCTGCTTACCTTCAACACAAGCCTGAGTGTTCTTCTACCTCGATTATTCTTAACTGCAATGAAAATGTGTTAACAGCTATTTTAATTTGACGGACGTGTTGTGGCGACGCGTTTTGATGATACGACTAATATTTTGGCGGATGAAATATCACACAACGAATTGTTGATGATATCGTCGCTGCTGTTTTACCTGTTCTGTTATTTTTCCATGTATATACTAGTCATGAAGATATATTTTTAGTAATCCAATTTGTTTTAAATGCCTGAACTTAAATTTCGCGAGATATAAtgttttgtacaaaaatcttgaacaatttattaatctataaaatcattttgtaagtacttatagttgaaaatttgtaatttacaaTGTAAAAATGTCACAATAAGGGTCACTGCAGATCTTGTGACATTGCACCGACTATTTATGTTTATCACATTCCCGAGGCATAATTTTACCGAACGCAGATTAAGTTAGATTCTATATAATCATAATTTTGTCTAACTTtaagaaatacaatttttcctcGTGGATAAATGCACCGATAATTAGTGAAAATCACATGATCGTTTAATCTATGACCATGCGAGATTACTTcatcaaaattgaattattcaattatgcAAATAAAGTACTGTTATTAGAGAGTTATTATGATTTTCAAGTGACAACCTACTTCTTGTTACAAGGCGTGCCCGATACCGTTTATAatcatataaaataatatcaggCCTATATTAGTTCCAAAGCATGCTGTGCCTTCTTCttcgttctttattttttcaattgccTTTGTGTTCCGATGACAcgtcaaaaatatttaaatttctcgacaataataatttcccGTCGATGACAACCCGCCTCATTCTGTACGCATTAGAACCACATCGAATTCCTTTATAAGCGTATGTGCTGCACATTTATGAAAGTGAATTTGTGACAGTTGAAACAGCGCCCCGTCTTATCTGATTCGGAAGATCCAATATCTGCAAAATATCTACGTAGAAACAATTCTTCACACGTTCGGAAAACCCATAAGCAAAGGGTTTGCCGAAGGGAAACAACTGCGCAATGATTTCAAGCAACGTAAATCGGTTTGCCGTTGTATTGGCATCCCTTCTCATCCTGATCAGCTTTGCAGATGCCGATAACAGTGGTCATCAAAATAATAAAGGTGAGTAGCAAAACGAGATCGGAATAGCAGCATGCTGTTTGTATCAACACCTTCGGATTTTTATGAAAGATTTTAAAACAAAGATGTGAAAAAACCTGTGAATAGATAAGTTTAACCCTGAGTCATTGCTCGGTATCAGCGATCGGAATTAAAATTTACCTTTAGAAATTGATTGCTTAAGACAGTTTTGGACGATTCACTGGGTATCGATTTCCATTTGATCCTCACAAGTTTTCCCTAAGTTCTAGCGATGTACTCTATTTTTAATCTACATCTATGGTCGTTGCAATTCAGGAAAATATGTCATATCGTCACCCCACGAATGCCGGCGCCCGTGTATCGAAAATGAGCAGCCTAAGATCTGCCATTATCACTTCCATATCGAGTCCTTCATTACCATGGGATCGTAAGTATTACAAACAGTTCTAGATTTTggaattggattttttttctaatcgacTACACCGCAGTTTcacgaattatttatttatccaccAACAGAGCATGTGTAAACTGTACACCCACTATTACCAATCAGCTGAACCCTACTTGCCAATGCGTAACCGCAGATGGTATTGAGCGAGCCGTACTAACTGTGAACAGAATGATTCCTGGACCCAGCATCCAGGTCTGCAAAGGGGATCATGTCGTCATTGATGTTACAAACGCAATGGACGCTAAAGCAACGAGTATTCACTGGCACGGGATTTATCAGTACGGTAGCCAGTACTACGACGGTGTACCTTTTGTAACTCAATGCCCAATTGCGGATGGGAACTCGTTTAGGTATGCCAATAGATATTCTGACTGTTTAGAAATATTGAAGTAACCAAGAAAGAGTAAATCAAATGCGTAATCGATAACGAGATGTAGAAACACGATAAGggggttgaattttcaatatcgtcACTCTTGTTTCAAGATATCAATGGCATGCTGAAAACGAAGGCACGCAATTCTGGCACTCGCATCACGGGTCTCAAAGAATAGATGGCCTTTACGGAAGCATAGTTATTCGTACACCAAAACCTTTGCATCGCAATCTGTACGATTACGACAGACCGGAAGATGTGATAGTGTTAAGTGATTGGTTCCATGCAAGTGGCTCCGAATTTTGGCCAGGAAGATACCGTTACAACCCCGGTCAAGGCGCGGTTTCGGTACTTATACAGGGATTAGGACAATACACGGTAGTAAAAGgcttaacttttttctttttagtttGACTAATTATAGTCTCATCTTAATTCTTCACATTACTTTAGAATCCAACCAACGGCAGTACAACCACTACACCACTGGCAGTCGTTAAAGTCAAACCAGGAAAAAGATATAGGATCAGATTTATCAATGCTTGCACTACGGTTTGTCCATCCGAGTTCAGCATCGAAGGGCATGATTTCGAGTTAATCGCTGCAGACGGAGCGGACATTGTACCTGCAACCGTAAACAGCATCCTCACTACTGCAGGtacgaaaaacaatcaatGAGAAATACTTTGTCACTATTTTCGTAAATGCTGGTCAGTTATTTGTTATACTTGATTATCATTTTTGTTCTACTGTTGCACACTTTAATAATGGGCTTGGAAACACCCAGGAGCCTAGTGTAGAGTTACTACAGTAAACAAGTATCCGAGAAACTTTGAACCTTGACCAATTTCTATGGATTTAAAAGCTTATTGATTACACTTTACCATTTACTTCTTTAACACACGAGTcttgctaaaaatttctgttttgtgaattcaaaatttttgtctcaattCCTATCCATTAAAATAAACTCTTCCACAGGActgtacaaaatttaaaaaaaaaaaaatttaattgtgtTATACAAATGTCGTTTGATTGTCAACGGCAAAGGTAACTTCTACTTGTTATAGTGATTTTTGGGGTTAAGGCAGTTAGTACTAATTCGTCTCacgtttttaattattgaaaaagtactcggcaataatttttctcaaaaaaaaccTTGATTTCAAGTTTGAAAACGGATGGTATGAGATTTTAAATCACAGTCGTGATTcagagtatttttttctccatatttatcacatttatttggtaattttatttttgatatccCCCCTA
This is a stretch of genomic DNA from Diprion similis isolate iyDipSimi1 chromosome 9, iyDipSimi1.1, whole genome shotgun sequence. It encodes these proteins:
- the LOC124410603 gene encoding LOW QUALITY PROTEIN: laccase-1-like (The sequence of the model RefSeq protein was modified relative to this genomic sequence to represent the inferred CDS: substituted 1 base at 1 genomic stop codon) → MAFPGRNHAVTDLSQINRLVILMTTCFLMSNLANAKLYQSHRHKTGTILATADHWKGDVRLSTPMECLRPCRTNEAPKTCYYHFTLERYTVQGLACNLCTPNMTNDLDDNCQCVTGDGVERAILTANRMLPGPSIQVCLGDKIIVDVENLMQGSETTIHWHGVYQVGTPYQDGVPFVTQCPITAGVTYRYQFVARNQGTNFWHSHDALQKMDGLFGSLIVRLPPEQEPHYQRYDYDTPSTVMVINDWFHEMSTEHYPGLLNNPGQRAQAVLIHGRGQWTNGTTGLTTRTPLAVYTVEYGTRYRFRMINAFCTVCPAELTIENHDMTVVASDGEHLQPVTVDILRSYAGERYDFVIHANQRVGTYWIRLRATGECADRNVQQFAILRYEGGPDRPTTPQPAYQQNFFQRLSRTLNPPNGTLCSISTQSIDGTLCISGLRSTAVVEKEVLKPVPDFKFYLPLGFMVFPTSELFIPRTYLQYYVPPGGSAFAALVDNITFVSPPVPLISQGNDVPPDSICNGQNLPKYCDKFFCPCTHVLKVPVGAVVEIILSDAAPQSGVTHPFHMHGYAFYVMGMGPSPDPNTLVLNATTIRYLDNSGLLVRNFQQPPAKDTALIPTNGYLVIRFRANNPGFWLFHCHFVFHSISGMELVLQVGDRKDIPPIPQNYPTCGDYLSXILPINK
- the LOC124410604 gene encoding laccase-3-like, whose protein sequence is MTINLLTGSLMLLVLNRLMWTHVRKISFAKGLPKGNNCAMISSNVNRFAVVLASLLILISFADADYIYGRCNSGKYVISSPHECRRPCIENEQPKICHYHFHIESFITMGSACVNCTPTITNQLNPTCQCVTADGIERAVLTVNRMIPGPSIQVCKGDHVVIDVTNAMDAKATSIHWHGIYQYGSQYYDGVPFVTQCPIADGNSFRYQWHAENEGTQFWHSHHGSQRIDGLYGSIVIRTPKPLHRNLYDYDRPEDVIVLSDWFHASGSEFWPGRYRYNPGQGAVSVLIQGLGQYTNPTNGSTTTTPLAVVKVKPGKRYRIRFINACTTVCPSEFSIEGHDFELIAADGADIVPATVNSILTTAGERYDLVIKTHDSVESSWWIRARAIGDCTNTSVQQFGILQYEGAPQYPVTPKPGYNEGFYGARFKDLLGRRKHEKQPKSVVGGMVAIALNNSKIPETDSDFDSWEVKNALPITEDIRGEPDIQIMVPFSLQNLDETYAWAPRTYQRFAITPERVTIAAGIGTISHVAPTSPLLSQIEDVRPGTFCNQSSVRVTKSRINRCTHVVNVKLGDLVEIVPIDLTPRGDLFHPFHLHGYQYYVLAMGANPDPVKYPIWNASVFHLFDKQGAIQRNFVNPPLKDTTTVTARGYAVLRFRAFNPGYWLMHCHFDYHMMNGMQMIMHVGEKTDLPPVPPDFPKCKNYKPPIVPRD